A genomic segment from Glycine max cultivar Williams 82 chromosome 1, Glycine_max_v4.0, whole genome shotgun sequence encodes:
- the LOC100796310 gene encoding transcriptional elongation regulator MINIYO isoform X1, whose protein sequence is MENQKGKGGEQPKKKVVNTSSLQINQNDSFHLVGSIVEKGISDSHNNNPTTTPFHFFPKPTVLPFPVARHRSHGPHWRPLSSKGNDDGEGDDNVEDEEDKNFQEFEKVSAFAMPVQRRRKKGLDFRKWKEITRDDSSSMGKETEEDVSSFSQTTGKKNKKGSKSTYKKTSSSDDNVISPMKVDTKPLLDNSDGGFINSTTTMEVDTSNKVNHQAKVKYTRIFDDKGQNESVPGLDQISSDRMADYNFGSLDLQRPGQTDLTSSMRSCPSSNSIRSEKESVSLESEIDAENRAQIQQMSAEEIAEAQAEIMEKMSPALLKALQKRGQDKLKKLKSEVGTGSDSVNGHVQSPQDAKHLHTEDGITQTVIAPPSKEKLDDEKISTKTSTTASSSAWNAWSNRVEAVRELRFSLAGDVVDSERVSVYDNVNERDYLRTEGDPGASGYTIKEAVALTRSVIPGQRALALHLLSSVLDKALHYICKDRTGYMTKNENKVDKSVDWEAVWAFALGPEPELVLSLRICLDDNHNSVVLACTKVVQSVLSYDANENYCDMSEKIATCDMDICTAPVFRSRPDINDGFLQGGFWKYSAKPSNILPFSDDSMDNETEGKHTIQDDIVVAAQDFTVGLVRMGILPRLRYLLEKDPTTALEECIISILIAIARHSPTCANAVLKCERLVQTIVNRFTADNFELRSSMTKSVKLLKVFARLDQKTCLEFIKKGYFQAMTWNLYQSPSSVDHWLRLGKEKCKLTSALIVEQMRFWRVCIQYGYCVSYFLEMFPALCFWLNPPSFEKLVENDVLDESTSISREAYLVLESLAGRLPNLFSKQCLNNQLPESAGDTEVWSWNYVGPMVDLAIKWIASRSDPEVSKFFEGQKEGRCDFPFRDLSATPLLWVYAAVTRMLFRVLERMTWGDTISSFETEGHVPWLPEFVPKIGLELIKYWFLGFSASFGAKFGRDSEGESFMKELVYLRQKDDIEMSLASTCCLNGMVKIITTIDNLILSAKAGICSLPRQEQSLSKEGKVLEDGIVNGCLVELRYMLDAFMFSVSSGWHHIQSIESFGRGGPVPGAGIGWGAPSGGFWSATFLLAQIDAKFLVSLLEIFENASKGVVTEETTFIIQRVNAGLGLCLTAGPREKVVVEKALDLLFHVSVLKNLDLCIHNFLFNRRGRTFGWQHEEEDYMHLRRMLSSHFRSRWLSVKVKSKSVDGSSSSGIKTSPKVGACLETIYEDSDMSSMTSPCCNSLMIEWAHQKLPLPVHFYLSPISTIFHSKRAGTKKVDDVLHDPSYLIEVAKCGLFFVLGVEAMSIFHGTDIPSPVEQVSLTWKLHSLSVNFLVGMEILEQDRSRVTFEALQDLYGELLDKARLNQSKEVISNDKKHLEFLRFQTEIHESYSTFLEELVEQFSAVSYGDVIFGRQVSLYLHRYVETSIRLAAWNTLSNARVLELLPPLEKCFSGAEGYLEPAEDNEAILEAYTKSWVSDALDRAAIRGSVAYTLVVHHLSSFIFHACPMDKLLLRNRLARSLLRDYAGKQQHEGMLLNLIHHNKPPPSVMGEELNGGVLSERNWLESRLKVLVEACEGNSSLLIVVEKLKAAVEKSS, encoded by the exons ATGGAGAATCAAAAGGGCAAAGGAGGAGAGCAACCCAAGAAGAAGGTGGTGAACACGAGCTCCCTCCAAATAAACCAAAACGATTCCTTTCACTTGGTTGGTTCCATCGTGGAAAAGGGTATCTCTGATTCACACAACAACAACCCCACAACAACACCCTTCCATTTTTTCCCCAAGCCCACTGTTCTTCCTTTCCCCGTTGCGCGCCATCGTTCACATGGCCCT CATTGGCGTCCACTGAGCAGTAAAGGGAATGATGATGGTGAGGGTGATGATAATGTTGAGGATGAAGAAGATAAAAATTTCCaggagtttgaaaaagtttcagCCTTTGCCATGCCGGTACAAAGGAGGAGGAAAAAGGGTTTGGATTTTAGAAAATGGAAAGAGATCACTCGGGATGATAGTTCTTCCATGGGGAAGGAAACAGAGGAAGATGTGTCAAGCTTTAGCCAAACTACagggaaaaagaacaaaaagggCAGTAAGAGTACATACAAGAAAACCTCATCTTCAGATGATAATGTCATTTCTCCGATGAAAGTGGATACTAAACCACTGTTAGATAACTCAGATGGTGGGTTTATCAATTCAACTACGACTATGGAAGTAGATACATCAAATAAGGTAAATCACCAGGCAAAAGTTAAATACACCAGAATTTTTGATGACAAGGGACAAAATGAATCTGTGCCTGGATTGGACCAAATTTCCTCTGATAGGATGGCTGATTACAATTTTGGATCCCTAGATTTGCAAAGGCCAGGGCAAACTGACTTGACTTCAAGCATGCGGTCTTGTCCTAGTTCCAATAGTATTAGAAGTGAAAAAGAGTCTGTGTCTCTTGAGAGTGAAATTGATGCTGAGAATCGAGCTCAGATCCAGCAAATGTCAGCTGAGGAGATTGCAGAAGCCCAGGCTGAGATAATGGAGAAGATGAGCCCTGCATTACTAAAAGCACTACAGAAGAGGGGGCAGGATAAATTGAAGAAACTAAAATCTGAAGTGGGTACTGGCTCAGACTCTGTGAATGGACATGTTCAGAGTCCTCAGGATGCAAAACATCTGCACACAGAGGATGGCATCACTCAAACAGTGATTGCGCCGCCATCCAAAGAAAAGCTAGATGATGAGAAAATTAGCACAAAGACTTCAACCACCGCTAGTAGTAGCGCATGGAATGCTTGGAGCAATAGAGTTGAGGCTGTTAGGGAGCTACGATTTTCCTTGGCTGGGGATGTTGTTGATTCTGAACGTGTATCAGTCTATG ACAATGTCAATGAACGAGACTATCTACGGACCGAGGGAGATCCTGGTGCTTCCGGTTATACAATTAAAGAAGCAGTGGCACTCACTAGAAGTGTG attcctGGACAAAGAGCCCTTGCATTGCATCTCCTTTCGTCTGTGCTTGATAAGGCATTACACTATATTTGCAAAGACAGAACAGGGTATATGACAAAAAATGAGAACAAAGTTGACAAATCAGTTGACTGGGAAGCTGTTTGGGCTTTTGCACTGGGCCCAGAACCTGAGCTTGTGTTGTCACTTAG GATATGTCTTGATGATAACCACAATTCTGTAGTTCTGGCCTGCACAAAAGTTGTTCAATCTGTATTGAGTTATGATGCAAATGAGAACTACTGTGATATGTCAGAG AAGATAGCAACTTGTGACATGGATATTTGCACGGCTCCAGTTTTTAGGAGCAGACCAGATATTAATGATGGATTCCTTCAAGGGGGTTTCTGGAAGTACAGTGCCAAACCTTCTAATATTCTTCCTTTCAGCGATGATTCAATGGATAATGAGACTGAAGGAAAACATACTATTCAAGACGATATAGTGGTTGCTGCGCAAGATTTTACTGTAGGTCTAGTTCGCATGGGAATCCTTCCTAGGCTTCGTTATCTTTTGGAg AAAGATCCTACAACAGCTTTAGAAGAATGTATCATTTCTATACTGATTGCTATAGCGAGGCATTCACCTACATGTGCTAATGCTGTACTGAAATGTGAAAGACTTGTTCAGACAATTGTGAATAGATTTACTGCTGACAATTTTGAACTTCGATCTTCTATGACTAAATCTGTAAAACTCTTGAAG GTGTTTGCTCGGTTAGACCAGAAAACTTGTTTAGAGTTTATAAAGAAAGGGTATTTTCAGGCTATGACTTGGAATTTATATCAAAGTCCTTCCTCCGTTGACCACTGGCTAAGGCTAGGGAAGGAAAAATGTAAACTCACATCTGCTCTGATTGTTGAACAAATGCGTTTCTGGAGGGTCTGCATTCAATATGGATATTGTGTGTCTTACTTCTTGGAAATGTTCCCTGCCTTGTGTTTTTGGTTGAATCCACCTTCATTTGAAAAACTTGTTGAAAACGATGTTTTGGATGAATCTACTTCCATCTCTAGGGAGGCATACCTTGTTCTGGAGTCTTTGGCTGGAAGGCTTCCTAATCTATTTTCAAAGCAGTGTCTAAACAACCAACTTCCAGAGTCTGCTGGTGACACCGAGGTATGGTCTTGGAATTATGTTGGTCCAATGGTTGACTTAGCCATAAAGTGGATAGCAAGCAGAAGTGATCCAGAAGTATCCAAGTTCTTTGAGGGACAGAAAGAAGGAAGATGTGACTTTCCTTTCCGAGATCTTTCTGCAACTCCTTTGTTGTGGGTGTATGCTGCTGTGACTCGCATGCTTTTCAGAGTGCTTGAAAGAATGACATGGGGGGATACTATCAGCTCTTTTGAAACTGAAGGGCATGTGCCATGGCTTCCAGAATTTGTACCTAAGATTGGACTTGAGTTGATCAAATATTGGTTTTTGGGCTTTTCTGCATCCTTTGGGGCAAAATTTGGAAGAGATTCTGAAGGTGAATCTTTTATGAAGGAACTAGTTTATTTGAGGCAGAAGGATGATATTGAAATGTCTTTAGCTTCCACCTGTTGTCTAAATGGAATGGTCAAGATTATTACTACAATTGATAATCTGATACTGTCTGCCAAAGCTGGCATCTGTAGTCTCCCACGCCAAGAACAAAGTCtctcaaaagaaggaaaagtgcTTGAGGACGGCATTGTTAATGGGTGTTTGGTTGAGTTAAGGTATATGCTTGATGCTTTCATGTTTTCAGTTTCTTCAGGGTGGCACCACATACAGTCCATTGAGTCATTTGGCAGAGGAGGACCAGTTCCAGGGGCAGGAATTGGATGGGGTGCCCCAAGTGGAGGATTTTGGTCAGCAACATTTTTATTGGCACAAATAGATGCAAAATTTCTCGTCTCTTTGCTGGAAATTTTTGAAAATGCGTCTAAAGGTGTTGTGACTGAAGAAACAACCTTCATTATCCAAAGGGTGAATGCTGGCTTGGGATTGTGTTTAACTGCAGGACCTAGAGAAAAGGTTGTTGTAGAAAAGGCATTGGATCTCTTGTTCCATGTCTCTGTTTTGAAGAACCTTGATCTCTGCATACATAATTTTCTCTTCAATAGAAGGGGTAGAACTTTTGGCTGGCAACATGAAGAAGAGGATTACATGCACTTAAGAAGAATGTTATCATCTCATTTCAGGAGCAGATGGTTGTCTGTAAAGGTGAAGTCTAAATCTGTGGATGGCAGTAGTTCCTCTGGCATTAAGACCTCTCCAAAGGTTGGTGCTTGTTTGGAAACCATATATGAGGATTCAGACATGTCTTCCATGACAAGTCCGTGCTGTAATTCTTTAATGATAGAATGGGCTCACCAGAAACTACCACTTCCAGTTCACTTTTACCTTAGTCCAATCTCAACAATTTTCCATAGCAAGCGGGCTGGTACTAAAAAAGTTGATGATGTACTACATGATCCATCTTATCTGATTGAAGTTGCCAAATGTggacttttctttgttttaggtGTTGAAGCAATGTCCATTTTTCATGGCACTGACATTCCTTCTCCTGTTGAACAAGTATCATTGACATGGAAGTTACATTCCTTATCTGTCAATTTCCTTGTTGGAATGGAGATACTTGAACAAGATCGGAGCAGGGTTACTTTTGAAGCTTTGCAGGATCTTTATGGTGAGCTTCTTGATAAGGCAaggttaaaccaaagtaaagaAGTTATTTCAAATGATAAAAAGCATCTTGAGTTTCTGAGGTTCCAAACTGAGATTCATGAAAGTTACTCAACTTTTCTTGAAGAACTTGTGGAGCAGTTTTCTGCTGTTTCTTATGGTGATGTTATTTTTGGCCGGCAAGTTTCACTTTATCTACACCGTTATGTTGAAACTTCCATTCGACTTGCTGCCTGGAATACACTGTCCAATGCTCGTGTTCTTGAGCTTTTGCCACCTTTAGAAAAATGCTTTTCTGGTGCTGAAGGATACCTTGAACCTGctgag GATAATGAAGCCATTTTGGAGGCTTATACGAAGTCGTGGGTTTCTGATGCCCTTGACAGGGCTGCAATTCGAGGATCAGTTGCATATACTCTTGTTGTCCatcatctttcctcctttatATTTCATGCCTGTCCCATGGATAAGTTATTGCTGCGAAACAGACTTGCTAGGTCTCTGTTGCGAGATTATGCTGGGAAACAGCAACACGAG GGTATGTTACTGAACCTCATTCACCATAACAAGCCGCCACCATCTGTCATGGGAGAGGAGCTGAATGGTGGTGTACTTTCTGAAAGGAATTGGTTAGAGTCCAGATTAAAAGTATTGGTTGAGGCTTGTGAGGGAAATTCCTCTCTTTTGATAGTAGTAGAGAAGTTAAAGGCTGCTGTAGAAAAGAGTTCATAG
- the LOC100796310 gene encoding transcriptional elongation regulator MINIYO isoform X3 yields MEHWRPLSSKGNDDGEGDDNVEDEEDKNFQEFEKVSAFAMPVQRRRKKGLDFRKWKEITRDDSSSMGKETEEDVSSFSQTTGKKNKKGSKSTYKKTSSSDDNVISPMKVDTKPLLDNSDGGFINSTTTMEVDTSNKVNHQAKVKYTRIFDDKGQNESVPGLDQISSDRMADYNFGSLDLQRPGQTDLTSSMRSCPSSNSIRSEKESVSLESEIDAENRAQIQQMSAEEIAEAQAEIMEKMSPALLKALQKRGQDKLKKLKSEVGTGSDSVNGHVQSPQDAKHLHTEDGITQTVIAPPSKEKLDDEKISTKTSTTASSSAWNAWSNRVEAVRELRFSLAGDVVDSERVSVYDNVNERDYLRTEGDPGASGYTIKEAVALTRSVIPGQRALALHLLSSVLDKALHYICKDRTGYMTKNENKVDKSVDWEAVWAFALGPEPELVLSLRICLDDNHNSVVLACTKVVQSVLSYDANENYCDMSEKIATCDMDICTAPVFRSRPDINDGFLQGGFWKYSAKPSNILPFSDDSMDNETEGKHTIQDDIVVAAQDFTVGLVRMGILPRLRYLLEKDPTTALEECIISILIAIARHSPTCANAVLKCERLVQTIVNRFTADNFELRSSMTKSVKLLKVFARLDQKTCLEFIKKGYFQAMTWNLYQSPSSVDHWLRLGKEKCKLTSALIVEQMRFWRVCIQYGYCVSYFLEMFPALCFWLNPPSFEKLVENDVLDESTSISREAYLVLESLAGRLPNLFSKQCLNNQLPESAGDTEVWSWNYVGPMVDLAIKWIASRSDPEVSKFFEGQKEGRCDFPFRDLSATPLLWVYAAVTRMLFRVLERMTWGDTISSFETEGHVPWLPEFVPKIGLELIKYWFLGFSASFGAKFGRDSEGESFMKELVYLRQKDDIEMSLASTCCLNGMVKIITTIDNLILSAKAGICSLPRQEQSLSKEGKVLEDGIVNGCLVELRYMLDAFMFSVSSGWHHIQSIESFGRGGPVPGAGIGWGAPSGGFWSATFLLAQIDAKFLVSLLEIFENASKGVVTEETTFIIQRVNAGLGLCLTAGPREKVVVEKALDLLFHVSVLKNLDLCIHNFLFNRRGRTFGWQHEEEDYMHLRRMLSSHFRSRWLSVKVKSKSVDGSSSSGIKTSPKVGACLETIYEDSDMSSMTSPCCNSLMIEWAHQKLPLPVHFYLSPISTIFHSKRAGTKKVDDVLHDPSYLIEVAKCGLFFVLGVEAMSIFHGTDIPSPVEQVSLTWKLHSLSVNFLVGMEILEQDRSRVTFEALQDLYGELLDKARLNQSKEVISNDKKHLEFLRFQTEIHESYSTFLEELVEQFSAVSYGDVIFGRQVSLYLHRYVETSIRLAAWNTLSNARVLELLPPLEKCFSGAEGYLEPAEDNEAILEAYTKSWVSDALDRAAIRGSVAYTLVVHHLSSFIFHACPMDKLLLRNRLARSLLRDYAGKQQHEGMLLNLIHHNKPPPSVMGEELNGGVLSERNWLESRLKVLVEACEGNSSLLIVVEKLKAAVEKSS; encoded by the exons ATGGAG CATTGGCGTCCACTGAGCAGTAAAGGGAATGATGATGGTGAGGGTGATGATAATGTTGAGGATGAAGAAGATAAAAATTTCCaggagtttgaaaaagtttcagCCTTTGCCATGCCGGTACAAAGGAGGAGGAAAAAGGGTTTGGATTTTAGAAAATGGAAAGAGATCACTCGGGATGATAGTTCTTCCATGGGGAAGGAAACAGAGGAAGATGTGTCAAGCTTTAGCCAAACTACagggaaaaagaacaaaaagggCAGTAAGAGTACATACAAGAAAACCTCATCTTCAGATGATAATGTCATTTCTCCGATGAAAGTGGATACTAAACCACTGTTAGATAACTCAGATGGTGGGTTTATCAATTCAACTACGACTATGGAAGTAGATACATCAAATAAGGTAAATCACCAGGCAAAAGTTAAATACACCAGAATTTTTGATGACAAGGGACAAAATGAATCTGTGCCTGGATTGGACCAAATTTCCTCTGATAGGATGGCTGATTACAATTTTGGATCCCTAGATTTGCAAAGGCCAGGGCAAACTGACTTGACTTCAAGCATGCGGTCTTGTCCTAGTTCCAATAGTATTAGAAGTGAAAAAGAGTCTGTGTCTCTTGAGAGTGAAATTGATGCTGAGAATCGAGCTCAGATCCAGCAAATGTCAGCTGAGGAGATTGCAGAAGCCCAGGCTGAGATAATGGAGAAGATGAGCCCTGCATTACTAAAAGCACTACAGAAGAGGGGGCAGGATAAATTGAAGAAACTAAAATCTGAAGTGGGTACTGGCTCAGACTCTGTGAATGGACATGTTCAGAGTCCTCAGGATGCAAAACATCTGCACACAGAGGATGGCATCACTCAAACAGTGATTGCGCCGCCATCCAAAGAAAAGCTAGATGATGAGAAAATTAGCACAAAGACTTCAACCACCGCTAGTAGTAGCGCATGGAATGCTTGGAGCAATAGAGTTGAGGCTGTTAGGGAGCTACGATTTTCCTTGGCTGGGGATGTTGTTGATTCTGAACGTGTATCAGTCTATG ACAATGTCAATGAACGAGACTATCTACGGACCGAGGGAGATCCTGGTGCTTCCGGTTATACAATTAAAGAAGCAGTGGCACTCACTAGAAGTGTG attcctGGACAAAGAGCCCTTGCATTGCATCTCCTTTCGTCTGTGCTTGATAAGGCATTACACTATATTTGCAAAGACAGAACAGGGTATATGACAAAAAATGAGAACAAAGTTGACAAATCAGTTGACTGGGAAGCTGTTTGGGCTTTTGCACTGGGCCCAGAACCTGAGCTTGTGTTGTCACTTAG GATATGTCTTGATGATAACCACAATTCTGTAGTTCTGGCCTGCACAAAAGTTGTTCAATCTGTATTGAGTTATGATGCAAATGAGAACTACTGTGATATGTCAGAG AAGATAGCAACTTGTGACATGGATATTTGCACGGCTCCAGTTTTTAGGAGCAGACCAGATATTAATGATGGATTCCTTCAAGGGGGTTTCTGGAAGTACAGTGCCAAACCTTCTAATATTCTTCCTTTCAGCGATGATTCAATGGATAATGAGACTGAAGGAAAACATACTATTCAAGACGATATAGTGGTTGCTGCGCAAGATTTTACTGTAGGTCTAGTTCGCATGGGAATCCTTCCTAGGCTTCGTTATCTTTTGGAg AAAGATCCTACAACAGCTTTAGAAGAATGTATCATTTCTATACTGATTGCTATAGCGAGGCATTCACCTACATGTGCTAATGCTGTACTGAAATGTGAAAGACTTGTTCAGACAATTGTGAATAGATTTACTGCTGACAATTTTGAACTTCGATCTTCTATGACTAAATCTGTAAAACTCTTGAAG GTGTTTGCTCGGTTAGACCAGAAAACTTGTTTAGAGTTTATAAAGAAAGGGTATTTTCAGGCTATGACTTGGAATTTATATCAAAGTCCTTCCTCCGTTGACCACTGGCTAAGGCTAGGGAAGGAAAAATGTAAACTCACATCTGCTCTGATTGTTGAACAAATGCGTTTCTGGAGGGTCTGCATTCAATATGGATATTGTGTGTCTTACTTCTTGGAAATGTTCCCTGCCTTGTGTTTTTGGTTGAATCCACCTTCATTTGAAAAACTTGTTGAAAACGATGTTTTGGATGAATCTACTTCCATCTCTAGGGAGGCATACCTTGTTCTGGAGTCTTTGGCTGGAAGGCTTCCTAATCTATTTTCAAAGCAGTGTCTAAACAACCAACTTCCAGAGTCTGCTGGTGACACCGAGGTATGGTCTTGGAATTATGTTGGTCCAATGGTTGACTTAGCCATAAAGTGGATAGCAAGCAGAAGTGATCCAGAAGTATCCAAGTTCTTTGAGGGACAGAAAGAAGGAAGATGTGACTTTCCTTTCCGAGATCTTTCTGCAACTCCTTTGTTGTGGGTGTATGCTGCTGTGACTCGCATGCTTTTCAGAGTGCTTGAAAGAATGACATGGGGGGATACTATCAGCTCTTTTGAAACTGAAGGGCATGTGCCATGGCTTCCAGAATTTGTACCTAAGATTGGACTTGAGTTGATCAAATATTGGTTTTTGGGCTTTTCTGCATCCTTTGGGGCAAAATTTGGAAGAGATTCTGAAGGTGAATCTTTTATGAAGGAACTAGTTTATTTGAGGCAGAAGGATGATATTGAAATGTCTTTAGCTTCCACCTGTTGTCTAAATGGAATGGTCAAGATTATTACTACAATTGATAATCTGATACTGTCTGCCAAAGCTGGCATCTGTAGTCTCCCACGCCAAGAACAAAGTCtctcaaaagaaggaaaagtgcTTGAGGACGGCATTGTTAATGGGTGTTTGGTTGAGTTAAGGTATATGCTTGATGCTTTCATGTTTTCAGTTTCTTCAGGGTGGCACCACATACAGTCCATTGAGTCATTTGGCAGAGGAGGACCAGTTCCAGGGGCAGGAATTGGATGGGGTGCCCCAAGTGGAGGATTTTGGTCAGCAACATTTTTATTGGCACAAATAGATGCAAAATTTCTCGTCTCTTTGCTGGAAATTTTTGAAAATGCGTCTAAAGGTGTTGTGACTGAAGAAACAACCTTCATTATCCAAAGGGTGAATGCTGGCTTGGGATTGTGTTTAACTGCAGGACCTAGAGAAAAGGTTGTTGTAGAAAAGGCATTGGATCTCTTGTTCCATGTCTCTGTTTTGAAGAACCTTGATCTCTGCATACATAATTTTCTCTTCAATAGAAGGGGTAGAACTTTTGGCTGGCAACATGAAGAAGAGGATTACATGCACTTAAGAAGAATGTTATCATCTCATTTCAGGAGCAGATGGTTGTCTGTAAAGGTGAAGTCTAAATCTGTGGATGGCAGTAGTTCCTCTGGCATTAAGACCTCTCCAAAGGTTGGTGCTTGTTTGGAAACCATATATGAGGATTCAGACATGTCTTCCATGACAAGTCCGTGCTGTAATTCTTTAATGATAGAATGGGCTCACCAGAAACTACCACTTCCAGTTCACTTTTACCTTAGTCCAATCTCAACAATTTTCCATAGCAAGCGGGCTGGTACTAAAAAAGTTGATGATGTACTACATGATCCATCTTATCTGATTGAAGTTGCCAAATGTggacttttctttgttttaggtGTTGAAGCAATGTCCATTTTTCATGGCACTGACATTCCTTCTCCTGTTGAACAAGTATCATTGACATGGAAGTTACATTCCTTATCTGTCAATTTCCTTGTTGGAATGGAGATACTTGAACAAGATCGGAGCAGGGTTACTTTTGAAGCTTTGCAGGATCTTTATGGTGAGCTTCTTGATAAGGCAaggttaaaccaaagtaaagaAGTTATTTCAAATGATAAAAAGCATCTTGAGTTTCTGAGGTTCCAAACTGAGATTCATGAAAGTTACTCAACTTTTCTTGAAGAACTTGTGGAGCAGTTTTCTGCTGTTTCTTATGGTGATGTTATTTTTGGCCGGCAAGTTTCACTTTATCTACACCGTTATGTTGAAACTTCCATTCGACTTGCTGCCTGGAATACACTGTCCAATGCTCGTGTTCTTGAGCTTTTGCCACCTTTAGAAAAATGCTTTTCTGGTGCTGAAGGATACCTTGAACCTGctgag GATAATGAAGCCATTTTGGAGGCTTATACGAAGTCGTGGGTTTCTGATGCCCTTGACAGGGCTGCAATTCGAGGATCAGTTGCATATACTCTTGTTGTCCatcatctttcctcctttatATTTCATGCCTGTCCCATGGATAAGTTATTGCTGCGAAACAGACTTGCTAGGTCTCTGTTGCGAGATTATGCTGGGAAACAGCAACACGAG GGTATGTTACTGAACCTCATTCACCATAACAAGCCGCCACCATCTGTCATGGGAGAGGAGCTGAATGGTGGTGTACTTTCTGAAAGGAATTGGTTAGAGTCCAGATTAAAAGTATTGGTTGAGGCTTGTGAGGGAAATTCCTCTCTTTTGATAGTAGTAGAGAAGTTAAAGGCTGCTGTAGAAAAGAGTTCATAG